CATTAacctttagaaaatattttacttacaaGGTAATGTAACTTCACTTACCTGAACAGTCGCTTATTTCACAGCAATAAAGTGATCTGTGCAAAAAGACTCACTTATGTACATTTTCATGACAAATGTGAGCTTCATGTGTTTTGAGGAAGTACTGAAGTGTAACTGTAGTGGCTccagaatgcaaaataaaataatcttcgATTTTTTTTCTGGGCATGTGTATATCAAACTATGTCCTTCTcctaaaaataaggaaaaaaaaaaaaaaaatttcctcaccTGCGTGGCCTAGTTCTGGGAGACATCATCTCATTTCCAAGGATATGGTATCGCCTGGCTTCGTGCAGCAGCTGATAGCACTCTGGGGAATTCTGAATCAGCTGGTCCACTTCCACAGTCTGAACAAAGTAGTTTGGATGTAACAGCGGGAGCCTGACGTGCGTCAGAAGTTCGTGTAACACTGGTCTTCGCAACTCAACCGCCCGGTACACCCAGCGCATGACAGCTTCAAACACCATCTCCTCCTTACTGATCACCAGTTCATCACTGCAAATGTAATCAATAAGCTCATCCTTCCCCAGTTCAAGGAATTCTTCATGCTGGGACACGTCCTCAAACGTCTGCAGCGCAAAATTCCTGCACTTGGTGAACAGGGTCTTGAGCGAGTGCGTATCTGCAAAGCGCTGGATTCCCAGGCAATTGCAAGGATCCAGCTGTTCTTCCAGGAACTTGGCGCAGGCGTCACGCAGAACGCTGATCTGAAAGAGACTCGATGTTTCAAAGAGATACTGCACATTCTCTGTAGTGATTTTCACCTTGCCAGTGTATACATACTGTAAAAAGCAATCCATAGCTTCAGCAAAAATGCCGTTGATCTCCACTAGCATCTCTCTGCTTTCTCGGTGATCATTACAAAACATAGCTCTGAAGTAGCTGCTGCAGGCCGAGAGAACCGCTCGATGGCAGGGAAACTCCCTCCCTTCCACACAGATAATAACATCTGTGAACAACCGGCTGTCTCGAAATTCATTGAAGATCTGGAGAATGCTTTCAGCATGGGATGATCCCGAGGAAAAGTCGAAAAACTCAGGGCCTGACAATGATTTTGGGTCCATTTCAAAAACTTTCCGCTTGGTTGCAGGGGAATCTCGTATCCCACTATCCTCTCTATTAAGTCTGCGTCCCAATATTAGTACCATTGTTACATCAGTTGGCTATAGAGTCATTGAGAAAAATTTGCAGAGTTTCTCCTTCGCAGTGCTACggtctgaaaaattaaaacacttcAGTATTCAGTCTGGTATATTCTTAACTTCATATGAGAATTAGACAAGATACTTATTTGGTCACTCTAAGAACTGGTACAATTTTTGACCTTTACTATAGGGGACATGGTATTACAGGGCAAGTTACCGTGCACCTTGCGCACGGCAATGCAGCATCACCTGCCACACGTTAAATACAAAATATACCCATAGAACAGGTGTCATGGATGGCAAGTTCTGAATGTCTCAGCACCACTGGCATTGTATTAGTGTTCAAGGTGTAAAAAAAGGAGATCTTGGCTGCAGAAAATCACCCAACGGACAAAAGCCAAAGATTTCCTGGATAAAGATCCAGAGCTTGggcttttctcattttccagtgTAATCCTCATTTCAGCTGGAGACTCCAAGTACTACTACAACAGCACTagttaaaaagggaaaaaaaaaaccctgatattttcaaaataaaaattcagtagaGAAATCACTCCATTTTCATTACCAAGTCTCTCACAATGAAGTCTTATAATACTAGTGTTTAATAACATTCAGTTATCTCAGTGAATAACGTTGGCCATAAGTTTTTACCTGTTCATTCCTAGCATCTAAAAATTAGTTCACTGATAATCTAAGAttcaattaaaaatgaacatAAGCTGCTAGCACAtgaaacagaatgaagaaagaattatATTAGTTGGTAAAAAACTACTGGAAATAAGAACCAAGGGCAACTCACTGAGGATAGGGAGATCTGTTTTCCAAAGTACTACTAGCCAATAATTTTTAGCAAAACCTTTTGCTCAAACACTTTCCAGTTTCAAATAGACAGTGTACAACGTTCCCCCCAGCATGCAAACACAGACTCACATTAATCAGTGCACTGAAGTTGCAAAAATCAAGCACTCAAATGTTAGTGTATGCCAATAGTATGTTTTTAGGTGAAGAAACTGCAGCTGATTTTGCAGACAGCGTGTATTAGAGGTAACGTGATCAATCAACCTAGCAGTGATACGGCTTTTTGCCAATCCTGAGCTTTCAAATTAACTGGATGAATGTCCACCAAAATATACTGAGGCAGCAAGAGGCTGGGCAAAACGCCCTCTTGGGTCTGACACAGGTATCATTCCAGACACATGTAATACTTGTTTCTATGTCTAGAAGGACATGTACTGAGTTATTTTAAAGTTTATggagatttttttcatgcttccaAGAGGTTATATTCAGTTTCCCTCATTCCCCACTTATACAGTCAGTAGACGTCAGCTCCTCACAGCAATTTCATTTGTTGACGTGCCAGCATCTTTAGAGCTGCAATTACACAATCCCAGTCTGGCTACATCATCGCTTAATATAGAAAGCAATGAACACGCTTTTTCTAAACAGGCTTTTTACACAGCACCTTTTAAAAGGCACCCtcttaaaaagcaagaaaagaatgTGTGCCATACATATACTCATTGAGAAAAGAGGctttaaaactgtcattttccatataaaatttttaaacatatttacaaGGTAGATTCTTGGTATGGCTTATTTActctacaaaatatttaattttaattaaaataggaCCAGTTGTCAACGTTGATGCCTGAAAAACACCGTTGCAATGAGCCTATCTAATAACTGATTGATTGCTTCAGAGAGATTTTAAGGAGGCATAAACAGTCTAATCTGTAGCTGGTATTCTATCCAATGTATTTCACAACTGTTCCACCCTGTAATGATGCAGGCcagataaaaaccaaaaccagcaacaacaaccactACCACCACCTCACCAGCTCAGTTGCTAACACCCTAACCAATACACTGAACTTTATCTGCAATTGATTCCATACTATTTGGCATGAGAAAGTGGGCAGAAGTGAAGCATCAGCAGTAGAAAATGGAAATGTAACaatgaaattataaatataatCCCTAAAGGCTTGATTCTAGTATCACAGATTTAAATCAAAAGAATTTCACTAAAGCCAATGGAGCTCTTCCAAAGCAAAGTTAGCCTGAAATCAGAAACAGGACACCGGCATATTGCATGAAAGGGCAAAACACAGCAACTAAGTACAAAAAGCTTCAAGATTAAATCTTTCTCATTATGTGTGAAGTTAAAACGACACTATATTATGCAATCACCAATAAATGGAAATAAGTACTCTGGGTTAAGACTGCTCACTGAAGGAAGCAATGTCTTCTTTATGCTGGAACAACACGAAATTAGTGGTCAGCaaatgattttattcttttttagtgTCCCAGTGGTTTAAAGAAataggagaccaaaaaaaaaaaatccacggAGCAAAAACTAATCAAGGGGATAAACATTGTAAATTCACACATAAGAGAACAGAACGGAAGAATAATTACATTCCATTGCAGAAATTACTGTTTTTGAATATATTATGCTTCAATTTTATCCAGTTAATCATTTCTGTAGGTTTGCTTAAGCAAACTAATTTTGTAAGACTATCAGTAACACTATCACATGTTCAACTCTATCAGACATACACATGGCCTTCTTGCAAATCTCGCTCTGGCAGTTTTAAAATGCCACCACTTCCACCTGCCTGCCCCATGTTTCAGCCCCAAAGCTGGAAAGGCAGAGGGGAGTCTGTGCCTGAAGCTGAGCTGCTGAGTGCACAAAGGAGGGAAACACAAGAGGATACACCTGTCTGCACTTTCTGCATATGTAAAGGTACTTACACAGGCCTACAGACTCTGCATTACAAAGCACCAACCATTTAGAGAATTTAACACTGAGATCTCTTCAGGAAgtttaaatgaagcaaaagaaaaacaaaataattttttcccaaaGGCACTATTAGAAATTAttgtataaaaaaatacaaaacacattgGATCGCTTGTCTGAGCAAGGGTCAACAAGGACGGACCTTAAGCAAACCAGTTTACCCATTCaaaaaactggaaaggaaaaaaaaaaaaaatcacactttctttcaacaggttttaaaaatgctttacaaatacaGACACAGCTCCAACACGGATGTTACCTGCACATCTCTTAATTAAGGTGCGTTCACCAGAAGATCAGGTTCCTCTATTTCCTTAATCTTGTCTATATAACACATTCCTCAGAAATAATCTAAGAGCCCAAATCAGAGGCCAGTAAATGAGGTCTACAAAATATTTGCCCTGACACCTTCTATCAGTAAATCCTCCTATGCAAATTACTTTTATGCTGCACTAGACTACTCCTTCCTTCACTGCAACATCCTCGTGTATTTTAGCCCTCTCCCTTCATCTGCAGCTCTGGCAACAGCTAGCAGCCTTCCggcagagctgttttctgtcacttctgtgcCACAGAACTCCTTCGGTCCGTTAGCAGAActgaagaaagcagcagaggaagcatGCAGCCAGGGTCGGGGCGAGGCCCTTCGGTAACACCTAGTCATCAGGTGTGCCCCAGCTCTACCTTCCAAGCTCACCCTCGGGCTGTAGTTTCAAGAAAGAGTACCTGAAGCTGAGCTGGGCTTCCGTCTGCCGCTGCCCGTGGAGGTGGCTTCCACCCTGCGCCCCTGCCCACCGCCGCTGCCTCACGTCAGCACCAGCACTCGCGTGGCGTGGCCGGACCAGTGACCGTCTGTGAAGGGAGAAACAGAGGCGCTGGAACCACGTCGGctgccctggggaagggcaggagcccccagcacagcccacacACCGCCTGTGTGGCTCCAGCTCCCAGACGCGTCACGTCTACTATTACCTGCTGCGGTATTAGTAACAGCACCCCCAAGGTAATGCAACCAagcttaataaaataaatggtattttagTTCTGAAGCATGGGAACTGTAACTCGGGTTTGGCCAATTCTAGTTGTTTGTGAGTTCAGATAACATGATTTGCAGATGTGCTTCACCTCAGATGTCTGGTTACCACAGGAGTCAGAGAAAACAAACTCCCCGTTGTACCTACTGCAACACACTGGCTAAACCACAAACCACtctagtttttttttcttttaaaggaaggaagaggaaaaaaaccaaaagcataaCCTTTCCCtccaccaaaaaacaaacacagcacttctttttccttgtgatacaaaaaaagaccaaaaaagttgatggttttaaaggatttttaaaaaaaacaataaattctTCTTGTTTTATGATAGGAATTGAGATTTTTGAATGCCTTTAAGATGAAGTTTTTAATACTACTGAAGAACTAATAAACATGAACTCATAGTGAACAAGCTGATCAACATGGTAAGGAGTTAGGTACACTGTAGAAAAAGTTTTTTATTCTAATAAGACACtattttgataaaaaaaatactctgaatGCTAAAATTCAATAGCAATCAAGGTGATGACACATACAAAAAGACCTAAGTGCCCTCAAAAATCACCCTGCAAAAACAGGAACTGATTTGGACATGAGACTCGTGATTATTTAACAAAGCAGCGAAAATGAACACCTTTAAACTGTGCAGAAGTCTTTAGGTAACCTTTTTGTAAGTGAAAAAGTCACCTGAAAGGGCACACACCcactggggagggaaaggggaggaaaaaaaaaggcagcactgCATACTATCATTAACCTATGgggaagagactgaaaaaaacattcttccaCCTTGGTTTCActattatttttacatatattcagattttgctttaaaaaacccGAACGAAAGCCCCAGTCATTGCACACATCCCGATTAAGCGTTTCAAGAGCTTCCAGGGGCTTCAGCCAAGTGCCTGTTAAATTTGAAACTAAGAAACAAATCGCTGCGATCACACAGGCAGAGACAGCCAGGCCGATACCCAGGGAGATTACTTTTACCGAAAGGAACAGGAATTTTAAGTATGTAACGATGTGAAAATTGGACTAATACATAAAGACGTACATCTGAAACCGTGGGCGTTACCGAGAATCCTACAGAGCAAGGCAACGCGAAACACGCAAAACAAACCCCAGCCAGGAAAATTTTAAGAAATCGGAGGATGTCCTTAATgtccgcacacacacacatacacacacacagagggaccGGCCCCCTCCGTGCCCCTGGCCCGGGGGCGACCGAACACAGGCACCGTTCAAGGCCAAAACATTCCGAAGTTGTTGCCACCCCTTTTTGCTATATAAGGAAACAGAGCGTcatccaaactaaaaaaaaaaaaaaaaaaaacccaaacaaacaaaacagaaccaaaaacaCGAGCCCCAGCGCCAATCCAGCAGACCCGAGGGGTGAAGGACAAGGCCGGCGCTGAGGGGACGCCCACGGGCCGCTCGCCCGTTGTTTACTGGCGGGGCTGGAGgcggctgcagcagcacaaaatgGCAGCGCCTGGCAGGACGCGGCCCCCAGCCCGCGGGAACCACCTGTACCCAGCGCCGCCAAACGCGGGGCACAACCGCGCGGGCCCCACGCCGCGGGCGCCGGCGAGGCGGGGGTTAACCGCGGTGCCGCAGCGGGCCGGCCCCACAGCCGCCGGGAGAACCCGGGCGCCCTGCGCCCGCGGGGCTGAGCCCGGGACGCGgctcccccgctgcccccccctcACAGCCAACGGCCTCCGGgtcgcagcccccccccgccgtgccccggcgCGCATGCGCAGTGCCGCCACCGTctcccgggccggggccgccgcgcgcaCGCGCGCCCTCCAGCTCACCTTCACCCCGAGCCGCCTTGGcgacagccccccccccgctgcctgcccaatccccgcgccgccccgcgcctcggccccgcccccccgcccgcccgcccaaTCCGCGGCCGcgggccccccgccgccgccgccgctgcccgggggACACGGAGCAGCCCCGCGTTACGAAACCGCCGCGGGGGGACCGGGGGTACcgggcaccccccagccccgctccgccggccgggccgggcgcgccgcaccgcaccgcaccgtCCGCTGGGCCCCGCTGCCCGCACTCAGTGCCGGAGCGGGGGGGcgaggggacacacacacacacacacgacacacACAGCCGAGAGGTCCCGGGGCaccggcgccgccgccggcccttGCCCGCCATGGCACCGCCGCGGCGGTCGCCCCGCGCTGCCGGCAGGGCCAGGGACGCGCTGCCTCACAGCGCGGCGGCTAACGgtcccggccggccccgcgccccggccccggccccgccaccgccaccgccgcGCCTCGGCGGGGCCCCGCGCCCTCCCCGGGGGCTCCCGGACCGTcgcgggggcgccgccgccgccgcccgcaccccGCGCCCCCGCGCCGGCCCGCACTCACAGCCGGGAacgggccccgccgcgctgcgCCCCGCGGGAGCtgccgcccggggcgggggtcGGGCCGGGTACGGAGCGGTGCGGTGCGCTCGGGCCTCTCCGCCGCCGCCGGTCGCGCTGCCAGCGCCGCTCAAAACAAAGGGGCCGGCGGGGCATGTGACCGCCGAGCCACCGCGCGTGATGTCacgggcccggcgcggccctgGGAGCTGTAGTCTCGCCGCCCCGCCCGGAGACCGGCGGCCGCGAAACCGGGGTCCGCGCCGCGCTCCGTCTGCGGCAGCGTCCCGGGAGGAACCGGGGACAAGCGGCCAAAGGGCGCGGAGGGGCCGTGAGAGCCCCCGGCAGCAGCGGCGCGGCAAGGCCGCAGCTTTTGTCACTGCGAGCTCTTGCCGTTCGCCTTCCCTTGGATGGGACCGGGGGGTaccaccccaccccgccccggtAATCCCGACCGGACCCCGACCCTCAGTGTGCCCAGGCTGGAGGCGGTGCCTTGGGATGGCGCCTTCCGCGGTGACAGTGCCTTGTGCCAGCCCGGGGGGCCCGGCCAGAACCCCCCGACAGGAGCCATCTCCCAAGCTAAAGAAAACACCATCTCTGTAGTCTTTCAGTCTACACGACCAAAATAGAAACcaatacacacaaaaatcaatCAAAGGGGGATCTTTGTCTACCTGAGTTACAGCTTCACCGAATTAATACGGAATTGTCAGCTGACAGAGCTTTTCCCCAGTCCCCGCTCGACTGTAGCACAAAGGGGTGCCCCTTTCCCTGCTAACGGGAGAAAGCCAAGGCTGGTTCTAAGCAGGGCCGCGAAGAGCACTGCTGTTGCAGCTGGAGGTCGCAGCGGTGGCAGCCACTCAGCTGCAAATATAAAAGCAGGACCCTGGTGTCATCGCCGTGCAATTTCAAGAGCAGGTCTGAGCCTGTCCTGAAGCCCAAATTCACTTCATATCCAAACTATTTGGACACCAGCCCATGCTCCAACACAGGCTGATGGAACATGCCTGGGAGTATGGAAATTATGCCCTTTAGCATAAGCAAACTCGCAAGTCCATAAAGCAGAGTAGCGAGGCAAGGGCAGGGACATACATGCTTAAATTAAGTTCATTAGCAGGTACTAAATGAGGCCTTATGCAATGCTGTGGAGCTGATGTACCCAGGTAACTGGCTGAGTTCTCCTTCCTAGAAGGATgacctctccctcctgccccttaCCGCCgaggggaaggaagaaatatcAATTCTTCTATTAGCTGCCACTTACTTTGCTCTCCTCAATGTTAGATATCGATCCCAGGCATAATGTATCTTTACCTTTCAGTGAAGCTACAGTCTTCTGACCTCAGGATATACTCCTCTTTTTGACTCCTTAGGCCCTCCCCGGGAAGCGTACGCAGCCTTGTGCTCTTTGCAGTAGCTAACGCTGCTCCTTCGCTGGAACTATTAGAAAAGCAGCATGTGCTCAGGACTGCAGGACTGATCCTCTCTGGAGCAAACCAGTCTCAGATTTTCATAGGCTAAATGAGCTCTGCTTTTCCCTGGGGTCAGGTAAATTGCAGCTTTGCAGAACAGTTAGAATTACTAATTAAAAGGCTAAGTTtctgaaaacatactgaaaatgTCAATTGATTTTGTTATGTAAATTGTTTTCACAAACATCTTAAACAATTGAAACCTTCAACCATTTTCCTGCCAAGCTAAAACTCAGAACTGCTTAACAGATTTAATTAGAAGTGAGATCGGTCAGTCAATTTTTCATCCTCTGGCTGGAAAAGCAAGAAGGACCCCAAACAACataaacagcaaagagaaaatcaACAGGCAGTTCACCTTGTATAGTACAGTTGTTTTGTAATAACTTATTTCACCCACTGAATATAAAAAACATTAATAACCTGAAGCCTTACTTTTTACAAAGACATTAAATCTAAAAAGTATATGAcctaagaaaaatgttttgcttaaaatAGATCTCTTATCTGATATATCCTCTCGTCTGCCCCAGTCCTTTGAGTCTGTAGCTCTTGAGGTCAATATGACTATGTAGAGTTCACTTCAGAAAACATAAGCGGGATTAAAGGAATGAGTCATGGGAAGGGAAAAATTTAAAAGAGGGTCAAGATATCTCTGAATTGGCTTGAAGGAGCTATCTGAAAGGAGTATGTTTACTCCAATAAAAACTGCACGTGGCAAAAATACCTTGTGTGAAGAGGGTAAATGgagcatttaaaaggaaaatactaattaaaaatacTCATTGAGCAACCAATTGTTTCATAATGTGCACATGTATGCATGCAGTCACATCTAGGCACTTCCAGTTCTGAAAGCCAACGTCACTGAGGATGTCTGAAATTAAGGATACTTGAGTTGCTACTACATCCTATTGGTCTTCATTCCTCTGCTAGCAGGGGGATTGGCTGTTCTTTCTCAAGCTGCGCTGAGCATTTCTCTCAAAATAAGCAGTTGCACGCTGCCTGAGAAGCTGAAGCCAATTATTAAAGATTACTCACTTCTATAAAGCTTCATTAATACTTTTTTAACAATGTAAAGTACTTGTAAAGCATTTAGGCCAATATTTTCTGAAGAGGTCAGTGGTTCTGCAGATTTTGAAGGCATCTTCAGGGCACTGGAAAGGTTAAAACCTAAAATTAGAAGCCTGTGTGAACATTTTGGCATGCATCCACTGATGTTCATGTGTTTTTCTGGTGGTGTTGAATTTGTATACCACCACCGTCGGGCACTTTTCAGACACATTTCAGCCATGCAGAATGCCACCTAAACGGGTCAGTGCATTCCTCCAAATAAAGTCATTAACTATTTTGGGAAGTCGTGTGCCAGTACGCTCCTGAGAATTTTCCTCTGCTGTGGCGAGCACTGTAACTCCTTACCggatttttctaaaattaagcaaaacacaGATGGTTTTCAAGTAGTTcatacacacagaaaacaaaaccaaagaaagtcCATGATTTCCTTTAGTTGCTATTTACTGCTAGTGGAAGCCTATCCTAACCAGTCTGGGGAAGGGCTCGAAGCTGAATGAAGGAAGAGATGAAGGTGAGCCGCAGCAACCGAGAGCAGGAAGCTGAAGAAGAATATGAAGGGGGAGGACAGTCTAAGTGCGTGTCTCTTACCCTGATGGCTCATCAGAGAGAAGAGACCAACATTATGCAACATGGGGATTGTATCACTGGATAAAAGAGAGAATTTAGACTTTTGAGTTAAGATGAGGATGAGTGCAGGCTAATGACTGACAATGAATAAGCAACATAAGGAAAGTTATGAAGAGCTGTGCAACAAATGGAGCAGAGATGAAACAACTTCTCAGCACAAGGAGGGACAACAGATTCTGACATTGTTTGAAAAAGTTTTAGTGGacagaaagcttggaaaagaaagaggtgGTGTTGAGTGACAGCATCATTGTAGATCCTGACACAAGTAGGCACAAAATGTAATGACAGAAGCCATTCAGCAGGACTACAAACAGTAGTCGGTactgagcaaaaggaaaggtGACGTTAATAGAAATTTATGAGGAAGAGCACAAGAGTGAGTTCAGTAACTATCGAGGAATTTGCTTTTTGAGTATGCCAGGAAAAAGCACTATGGTGCAGTAAGTGAAAAGGAAGAGGTGTATGGAAATAGCATTAAATAGAAGAGGCTGGATTTAGATGAGGATGCAAGTGCAGCAAAGTCTCTTCACGTGATAGAAGACCTctcaaagaaatacagagaacacACCAAAACTTGCTAAAATATTTCCCTTGACTTTGAACAGACTTTCACCGTCATCCTGCCAAAATCCCTGTGGGTCACATTGACTTGAGCTGGTCTGCTGGGATACTCATCAGGTACAAGCATTTAGGGTGGAAGGCACTTTTCCAGGacaggtccctttcagcctcTCCTCTTCCCATCACCTGTTTGGAgtggcagcagcaccaggcaaTGTCATCTGCAACACAGATTGCTGCGCTGGCGCTTGCATAACAAAGGGCCCTGGCAAACCAGAACTCCCTCTCCCCAGACACCTCTCATTCATCTTTTCCATTTTCACTGCCTCCTGGCTGAATCTGTGGATCCCCCTTTCGTCTGGCCCCGCATGCTGCACACCCTAACCCTTTGCTCAGGCTGACGCTGCTTCCCTGGGTGTCTGGCTGCAGCACTGAGGCAGCAGGATGAGTGCAGGCCTGGGCACAGGGAATGAAATGAGGCATCTTCTACAGCCAAGCGCCGTGCTCATCCCCATACACCCAGTGGCGAGCCTGGGTGCCATCCCACCGCCTGCACGCTCAGCTGGGGAGACACCAGGGTTACAGAGAGTGTGTACTTGATTTACACACAAAAGCCACCTGGCAAAACATCAATAACATATTTACTAATTCAGCCCTGCAATTAGTATTGCATATCCCCCTGTAGACCCCGGACCTTACTTGACCAGCCCATGTTCCTAGCCCATGCAAATCCCCTCTTCCCACTCATCCCAGTAGCCATTTACCACTGTAAGCACCTCAAAACAAGGCCCATGCCAGTAGTGCTCATGCGCAGAAAGCATGTTTTTTCTGCCATAATTTTTCTGCCCAGTATCTCCCATCTCCCAAGCCTGGGAAATGACTATGGGAGTGGAACTGCAGAGCTGAGAAGAATGAACATTGCATCACTGCTGCTATAAAcactgaactattttttttttttcagcacttagAGCATCGAGACACCATGAAACCAGTGCCTAACCGAGGGTGATAGAGACAGAGTCTGCCAATGTTTGTCTGGTTCTTCTCTTCATGAAGAAAtaagaagcaaagaaataaaagttgtttGAGCTCTTGTTGGCCACACAGACGAAGACTTGAAGGGAGTTGTTGTTGCAGAATGGCAGACAGATGGCACATGCAATCACTAGCCTAGCAAAAGCGAGGTAGGTACCTGCACAAACAGTTCCCCGAGCTGATGTGCCGTTATCGCCATGTTCCCACCCAGCCCCGTAACCTCAAGCCCAACCACAGCCCCACAATTGTTCACATTAAGTATTTTCTCACAACAGTATTTTTccacacatccctccaccacAGGCCTTGCCTTCATGCCATGCTGCTGCAGAGCACCCTACTGCAGAACtccagctctgcccttcagccacaCTTAATAGCTCTCTCCTCAAACCGTTTGCCAATGCCAGGAACAATTAACAGGCAGGAGCATTGCACCCTTCATCTCCAAGACCTTCAGGCGTTTCACAAGTTAAATAAATCCTTTCTCCAACCCAAGTGACTGTGAAAAGCTTTGTCTGCAAGTGAAGCAGAAAACAAGGCAGGTTTCAAATAAACATGATTTTGAACTGGCATGTGCATGCCACTCTCCAAGATTTGGGAATCTCAGACTTGCAAAGCTACCAATGACTTTCACACTTGCAGATCCATGCCACCAGCTACTTCTGGTGCAGTACACACCCCTCTGGCAATAGGCTGAGGAATTGATCCTAAGTTTACAAATTGGTTAGCTTGGACCCTTGCTACTCCTAATAGTGACTGTGGGACAGCAAGCTTCCAGCTGCAGGACCAACCATCCTGCATGCCAAGGAGGTCCTCACACtggtgtgctgctgctgtgccttaGGGTTGATGCTTGGGCAAATCTCTAGATGATTTTTGCCATCTTGTAATTTTGGCTACCCCTTCACTTTGGTCATCAACAAAGCTTCATCAGGTAAAGTTAGTCCAGGAAGAGTTAGTTCACTGGgagatttcttcctctgcttgcaGCCAGATGTGCTGAGTGGCACAGCACCTGCTTTCTAAGATgcatggaatcacagaatcatagaacggcttgggttggaagggaccttaaagatcatccagtcccaacccccctgccatggccccctgccatgggcaccttccactagcccaggttgctcaaagccgtgtccaacctggccttgaacactgccagggagggggcagccacagcttctctgggcaacctgtgccagtgtctcaccaccctcacagggaagaatttcttccttatatctagtctaaatgaAGTTGCTTCTCCATTACCGGCACTGTGGTGCAAAGCAATTTCTCTCCAAGCTGACTGACAGGACTTGGCTCTCAAAGGATGGAGGAATCACAGGATGCCAGAAGGCCAACTGGCAAGTCCATCCTCAAATTCCAGGCTTCCTGCACCCAGCAGGGCAGCACGGAATAAAGCCCCTTACTATCCAGAAATTACCGGTAGGATTCACCAGCCTGGCATTCCCAGCCTGAATGCT
This region of Strix uralensis isolate ZFMK-TIS-50842 chromosome 9, bStrUra1, whole genome shotgun sequence genomic DNA includes:
- the KLHL24 gene encoding kelch-like protein 24; this translates as MVLILGRRLNREDSGIRDSPATKRKVFEMDPKSLSGPEFFDFSSGSSHAESILQIFNEFRDSRLFTDVIICVEGREFPCHRAVLSACSSYFRAMFCNDHRESREMLVEINGIFAEAMDCFLQYVYTGKVKITTENVQYLFETSSLFQISVLRDACAKFLEEQLDPCNCLGIQRFADTHSLKTLFTKCRNFALQTFEDVSQHEEFLELGKDELIDYICSDELVISKEEMVFEAVMRWVYRAVELRRPVLHELLTHVRLPLLHPNYFVQTVEVDQLIQNSPECYQLLHEARRYHILGNEMMSPRTRPRRSTGYSEVIVVVGGCERVGGFNLPYTECYDPVTGEWKSLAKLPEFTKSEYAVCALRNDILVSGGRINSRDVWIYNSQLNIWIRVASLNKGRWRHKMAVLLGKVYVVGGYDGQNRLSSVECYDSFSNRWTEVAPLKEAVSSPAVTSCVGKLFVIGGGPDDNTCSDKVQSYDPDTNSWLLRATIPIAKRCITAVSLNNLIYVAGGLTKAIYCYDPAEDYWMHVQNTFSRQENCGMSVCNGKIYILGGRRENGEATDTILCYDPATGIITGVAAMPRPVSYHGCVTIHRYNEKGFKL